The genomic region CTTATGCGCCCTATTTAAGGATTCTAAGAGTTCGTTTAATTGCGCATCCGAGGTATAGTTCGGCCCTAACCTTACATACCTGATTAATTTTGGCTTGTACTGCTCGTATACTTCTTCCTTAAGCTGAATAACGTTTTTTTCCAACAGTCGTTTTAAAACCGGCAAAATATTCTTTCGATCCACAATACTGCTCACTTCGTGAACTTTCAGCATCGACTGATGCTGCAAGGTTTCAAAAACCAGCCACTCATCATCTTTTAGTGTTTGCTCTTTATCCAAATCGAAATTTTCATTTTTCAAGATAAGGGTTTCACTCTCCAACAAAAATGCAGATGGTACCGCTGCTTTAAAAACTTCCCCTAAACTGCACATGTAATAAGAGGCAATCCATTCCCAGTGCTTTAGTTGTTTTAAAGAAATTATGGGCTTTTCATCTAAAATTTGATCTATTTCCTTAGCCTCATAAGTTTCTGGGGCTTTTTTATGAACCCCGTAAACCAATCCTGTATAAATTTTGGATTTCCCAAAAGGTACCGCCACCCGCATCCCTACTTGCAGAAAAGAAGCCTCCCGCATGGACACGGCGTAAGTAAATGCCTTATCTAATGGAATTGGTAAAACTACATCTATAAAGTACATGCTTTTGGTCTCTTATTTTGATTTTTTCTTTTGAAAGTAACAGATGGGATTAACAATGGTACGCCGACATTTAAAGTTTTATTTTATCTTGAATAATTTCTAAGTTCAAGGAATAAGTGCAAAATTAATATTTAAAACTCTTGGGGCTAGCCCCAAGAGTTTTAGGACCAATTGTTATATTAATCTTGCATGAAAAAATACAAACAATTGACCATCCACCAAAGGTATCAAATTGAAGCCTTATTGGAAACAGAAATCAGTAAAAGTGAAATAGCTATAATTATCGGGGTCGACCCCTGTACCGTTTACAGGGAGTTATCTAGGAACATTGCCAAACGGGGAAAGACCGCTGGCAGCTATATAGCCAAAAATGCACAGCGAAGAGCAGATAACAGGCATAAAATGAAGCCCAAGAAATTACAGCTCACGGAACAGTTGAAAGAGCGTATCGCGGGTTTGCTCCGTTATGAAAAGTGGAGTCCAGAACTTATAAGCAAACGCTTAGCTATTGAAGAGGAAACCTGTGTGAGCCACGAGACAATATACCAGTGGATATGGAGCGTTAAGAAGAGCAAGAAAAAGGCAGATGCTAAATACGCTAAACTCTACAAAGATCTCAAGCATGGTAGCAGGAGGCAAAAGAGAGGGAACGCCAAGGATAAGCGGGGAGCCATTAAAAACCGTGTAGGAATTGACCAGCGCCCAGATGTGCTGGACCACCGTGAGCGTATAGGCGATATTGAAGTAGACCTGATGATGGGAAGCAATCACAGATCGGCTCTTTTGGTAATGACAGACAGGGCCACATTGGTAACGATGATGGAAAAACTAAGTGGGAAAGAAGCTGGGGAGGTATATGAAAAAATGGAGAAGAGGCTCACCAACTTCAGTTCATCTTGGGTGAAGACCTTGACCTTCGATAACGGAAAGGAGTTTGCACAGCATCAAAAAATAGGAAGGCTCCTCAACGCAAAAACATACTTTACCAGACCTTATACATCACAGGATAAAGGAACCGTAGAGAATAGAATAGGTGTGATAAGAAGATTTTTTCCGAAGAAAACAGACCTGAGAAAAGTCTCAGAAAAAAGAATAAAAGAAGTTGAAAGATTACTAAATTACAGACCGATTAGAAAATTTAATTACCAAAACCCAATTGAAGTCCTAAGAAACAAATGTTTTGCACTTATGGGTTGAACTCAGCATTGAAATTGTAGGTAATTCATCAAATTTTTCGCGATGGCTACGCCCCTCTCCTACTGATAAAATTAAGGCAACTTTTTAGCTTCTTCCCAAAAAACGTCCATTTCCCCAAGCGTCATATCTTTCAATGCCTTCCCTTGTTCTTTTGATTTGTTTTCTAAGTACTGAAATCTTTTTATAAACTTCTTATTGGTACGCTCCAAAGCGTCTTCAAGATTTACTTTGAGAAAACGCGCGTAGTTGATCATGGAAAAAAGGACGTCCCCAAATTCAGCTTCTATTTTATCGTGATCGTTTTTAAATACTTCGTCTTGCAGTTCCCCCAATTCCTCCTGTAACTTTTCGAATACTTGCTGTGGTTCTTCCCAGTCAAAACCAACACCGGCCACCTTATCTTGAATACGGCTCGCCTTTACCAATGCGGGTAAACTTTTTGGAACACCTTCCAGTACACTCTTTTTACCTTCTTTAAGTTTAAGGTTTTCCCAGTTTCGTTTTACATCTTCTTCATTTTCAACCTCAACATCACTGTAAATATGAGGATGTCTGGAAATTAGTTTCTCACAAATCCCATTAGCCACATCGGCTAAATCAAAATCCTGCGTTTCACTCCCAATTTTGGCATAAAAAACGATATGCAAAAGCAAGTCACCCAATTCTTTACGCACTTCCTCCAAATCATTGTCCAAAATTGCATCTCCCAATTCATAGGTTTCTTCGATGGTAAGATGCCGCAAACTCTGTAATGTCTGCTTTTTATCCCACGGACATTGTTCCCGGAGTTCGTCCATGATAGTAAGTAATCGATCTATTGCCTGTAACTGTTCTTTTCTGGAATTCATTTCGAGTATTTGAAAAATTAAAATGCAAAATACATGGCAAATATCCAATTATTTATTTAAGTCAGGGATACTTTTTTATAGTTTTTGTATTGCAAATAACGTTGTTTGGCCTCAGAGAAAACAGGGAATTGCTCTCCTTTTTCTTTGTTGATCATTGCTATTTTATAAGCTACCCTCCACAGGAAGAGTGTTTCTTTCCACGCATTTATAAGTTTGTAACTAGGGTCGTAAATATGTGCTGGCTCTGCGCCCACTCCATTTACTTCCAATATTTTAAAGTTTTTTCCTTGCTTAAGGTCAGCAATGGATTTCGCTCGAATGTCGAACCTTCCATAATAAAAACCGTCCATTTCACTGCTAAGTGCATCGAAAGTTTTAAGAAGCTGAGCATCTAAAAGATGGTTTGCATTTAAAAATTTTGTACCCCTGTTGTGATTGCCAATACTTTCCAGTTTTACGACCTCTCCTTTCGGAATGATTTCATCCCAGCGATTATTAAATCTATTACGCAATTTTTTATAGTGAAGAAAAGCCCGCGGCTTTCCCCTTACCAGTTTTTCAAAAGTAGCGATGCCATCCCCAGTAATGGTTAAAAACTCTTTTAAGGTTATCGATGGGATATTACCCGACCTTTCATTTGGATATCGATAATAAAAGACTCCAACCTCAATGGGTTCGTCTATGTATTCCTGAATGAGATAAGATGTTTTTAAGAAGTTTATTTGTTCCAAGTCATTTTCCGTTTCGCACCTGTAAACCAAAAATCCCCTAAAGCCAATATTAGGCTTTACAATTAACGGATAATCAAACTTCGCTTCTTCAATGGCAGAACTTACATCCGCTATTGAAGCCCCCTTTTCTATAAGTAAGGTAGACGGCCTGTAGATTTCCGGAACTAGTTGTAGAGAGCCATACTTTTCATCACTCAAAATAAATCCGTCTTTAATAACCGGGTTCACTTTCAGAAAAAAAAACAGGCTTCTTGCTTTAAATGCCAAATAAAAGTGTTGTATAAAAACAGGAACATACAATATCCACATAGGCCAATATTCCCAAGAAGATAATTTAATGTACCACTGCTTCCATTTCATGTGCTAGGAATTTATTTTTTCGCCAATAGAGTTTTCTTCTTTGGTATTGTAAGGATAATATTGGAGTGTTGTTTCCTGGGATGAGACACAAACTTGTGTGGTGCTAACGGTTTTTACGTAAGGTAAATTCAACATAAAATCTTGAGTGCCATGAAGCTTTAATATAGAGGCCGCATTAACTTCATTATTATTTAGAAAATTATTAAAAAAAGCCAGTTTTGTTTTGTGTTGCAAATCGTTGTACAGCGTAGAAGACGACCACAAATGCGGAAGCTCTTTGCTTAGAAACTGCATGTGCTTTTTTACACCATCCCACACCAAAACCTGTAAATAGTTATCTATTAAAATAAGTGTAAAAGGCTCAATATTTTTTAATTCCACTTGCTCCATAAAATCTATGAACGATGGGTACTGAAATGCTTCCAAAACATAATGTCCCCGGCTTTTGGCGTACGGCAACTTACGTTCGTGAAGTTCGAAGGCCCCGTTTAGAATGCAAGCAACCTTTCCATTATTATCTGTAGCGATCCAGCTTCCTCCCTTTTCTTTGTCTATGGGAGCTGTTAATAAATTTTTTGAATCCAAAGGCACTTCTTGAGGTGGTAACGTTTCCCGTAGCGGATCTTCATCCCTATTGGATGTTAAATAAAACCCTTGTGAGGTTGGAATATAACTTACTGTGCACATGCTCTTTTATTTCTTATAGTGGAAGCGGCTACTCCCATATTTTCATCGATAC from Galbibacter sp. BG1 harbors:
- a CDS encoding IS30 family transposase, which codes for MKKYKQLTIHQRYQIEALLETEISKSEIAIIIGVDPCTVYRELSRNIAKRGKTAGSYIAKNAQRRADNRHKMKPKKLQLTEQLKERIAGLLRYEKWSPELISKRLAIEEETCVSHETIYQWIWSVKKSKKKADAKYAKLYKDLKHGSRRQKRGNAKDKRGAIKNRVGIDQRPDVLDHRERIGDIEVDLMMGSNHRSALLVMTDRATLVTMMEKLSGKEAGEVYEKMEKRLTNFSSSWVKTLTFDNGKEFAQHQKIGRLLNAKTYFTRPYTSQDKGTVENRIGVIRRFFPKKTDLRKVSEKRIKEVERLLNYRPIRKFNYQNPIEVLRNKCFALMG
- the mazG gene encoding nucleoside triphosphate pyrophosphohydrolase; translated protein: MNSRKEQLQAIDRLLTIMDELREQCPWDKKQTLQSLRHLTIEETYELGDAILDNDLEEVRKELGDLLLHIVFYAKIGSETQDFDLADVANGICEKLISRHPHIYSDVEVENEEDVKRNWENLKLKEGKKSVLEGVPKSLPALVKASRIQDKVAGVGFDWEEPQQVFEKLQEELGELQDEVFKNDHDKIEAEFGDVLFSMINYARFLKVNLEDALERTNKKFIKRFQYLENKSKEQGKALKDMTLGEMDVFWEEAKKLP
- a CDS encoding NRDE family protein; this translates as MCTVSYIPTSQGFYLTSNRDEDPLRETLPPQEVPLDSKNLLTAPIDKEKGGSWIATDNNGKVACILNGAFELHERKLPYAKSRGHYVLEAFQYPSFIDFMEQVELKNIEPFTLILIDNYLQVLVWDGVKKHMQFLSKELPHLWSSSTLYNDLQHKTKLAFFNNFLNNNEVNAASILKLHGTQDFMLNLPYVKTVSTTQVCVSSQETTLQYYPYNTKEENSIGEKINS